Proteins encoded in a region of the Muntiacus reevesi chromosome 19, mMunRee1.1, whole genome shotgun sequence genome:
- the CENPW gene encoding centromere protein W: protein MGLSTTVSQRKMIRRKAPRGFLKRVFKRQKPQLRLETSSDLLVHLNCLLFVHRLAEESRINACGSKCGVIKKEHVLAAAKVILKKSRG from the exons ATGGGGCTCTCCACCACGGTCTCGCAGAGGAAGATGATAAGGCGCAAGGCTCCTCGCGGCTTTCTAAAGCGCGTTTTCAAACGACAGAAGCCTCAGCTTCGTTTGGAGACGAGTAGCGACCTACTG GTGCATCTGAACTGTTTACTCTTTGTTCATCGCTTAGCAGAAGAGTCACGGATAAATGCTTGTGGGAGTAAGTGTGGAGTCATTAAAAAGGAGCATGTACTGGCTGCAGCAAAG GTAATTCTGAAGAAGAGCAGAGGTTAG